A segment of the Phocoena sinus isolate mPhoSin1 chromosome 11, mPhoSin1.pri, whole genome shotgun sequence genome:
aaattcagtgggaATGCTCAGTGGGGTCTACTCTCTGAAACCTCTAACCTGTGGGACTGTGGTCTCCAGGCTGTAGTGTTTATTCAGGAACTTCAGCAGCTTCTGTGAGGGTCGGTCAATAGCCAGTTGATGTGGTTCAACTCGCTCCTTCTGCAGGCAATAGGAGACTCAGGGTAGGAGCAGGCATGGGGAAAGCAGGCCAATAGGAACCCAGTCACCTGGGAAGGATATGGGAacatggggggtgggagggtgggaggcagggcctCTGGAAGGACTCAGGACAAGGGGCCTTTGATCTCCATTTTGGATGAACTGGTGAAGAGATAAGTAATACCTGCAACATATACTGGAAGAGTTCTCGTCCATGGCCATGGCGTTGAAGTGACTCATGGATGTAAAAGTCCAAGATGCAAAGTGGTTCTACCTCATTGTGAGCCTCACGGTCATCCTAAGAGgtaaaagaacaacaaagatCTTCTAGGACCCAGGCAGCATTGCCACCTTCCAATCTCCAGCACTTCTGTTCTCAGGAGCCAAGGTACATGAACTTTCAGTTTCCAATGACACTCACCAGTACAAAGAGTTTCTTATATCCAACTTTAAGGAAGCCAACAATGGctccttttccagccctgtaGGTTGgggaaaataacaataattagcAGCTATCTGGAAGAGGCAGAGTCaaaaaagggagaggggctgggagagggaggaattaAGTATAGGGTAGAACGGTATTTGGCACTCACATTCGAGCTGAAGTATCTTTGAGTATATACATAACGTGGCGGTTACTCTGCATCCTTGATGCACTGGTGATGGGAGCAGGAAGATGCTGGGCCTGCCAGGAATTTGAAGACAGACTTTCTACAAGTCCCTTCCACAGGACCCAGGCCTCCCTTACCAACTGTCTCCAGAGAGGCCTCCCTTTACTCCATGTAGACTCCACATTACCTTAGCAGAAGCCTTGCCCAGTTCATCTACAATGGTCATAATTTGCTGCTGCAGATCAACACTACAGAAAGAGAGGAGATCAAGAGTCAGATACTCACTGAATTAGAGGGTCCTGGGCACTCACTCCCTGGGAATCTGGGCGATAACCGCAACCCCAGTTCGGTACTTCAGGCCCTCTGCCTTTACCTTGGAATCTTCCAACCTGATTTCCCACCCCACTCTTCTGGAACCCAAACTTTTGCCACACCTCCTTTCAGTGTGGTACACTCCCTCCTCCCTTGAAGTATTGTGGGGAAGCAGGAAGGGCAGGTCAACCACATCCTTTGGTTGGAACCACGATGGGGCCAAGGGATGAAAGGTGACAGATTCAAGCCCCAATCTACCCCACCAGTTCTAGGATCAAATGTCACCAAAAAGGCGAGCCAGGACATCAAAAGGAGCAGACACTAGTCAGTGAGAAGGGGGCGTGGTGCCTGGACCAGGTTTCGAGAGGAACCGGGAGAGAAGGGCCGTGGGGCAGGTTTGAGATGTCACCGGGCCGGCGTTGTGGTTCCGGGTCGGCGGGCCGGTGGCCGTAGGTGCTGGTCTAGCACCGTGATCCGCTCCGGGAGCAGCGCGTCCACATCGAACGGGAACTCCATGGCCCATTGTGCGCGGCCGGACCCGCCCCGCGCGACGTCACTTCCGCCCCTCCGCCACCGCCCCGCCCACCGCCATCTTCACTTCCCCTGCCGCGCCCCCGGGTCCCTAGGGGGGGGTCGCAccgcccccctccaccaccaccgccccccacccaccGCCGCCCCCCACCCACCACCATCCCGGCAGCCGGCCCGGAGACCCTGT
Coding sequences within it:
- the ATAT1 gene encoding alpha-tubulin N-acetyltransferase 1 isoform X5, with the protein product MEFPFDVDALLPERITVLDQHLRPPARRPGTTTPARVDLQQQIMTIVDELGKASAKAQHLPAPITSASRMQSNRHVMYILKDTSARMAGKGAIVGFLKVGYKKLFVLDDREAHNEVEPLCILDFYIHESLQRHGHGRELFQYMLQKERVEPHQLAIDRPSQKLLKFLNKHYSLETTVPQVNNFVIFEGFFAHQHRPPATSLRATRHSCAAAVDPMPAAPARKLPPKRAEGDIKPYSSSDREFLKVAVEPPWPLNRAPRRATPPAHPPPRSSSLGNSPERGPLRPFVPEQELLRSLRLCPPHPTARLLLATDPGGSPAQRRRTSSLPRSDESRY
- the ATAT1 gene encoding alpha-tubulin N-acetyltransferase 1 isoform X6 — its product is MEFPFDVDALLPERITVLDQHLRPPARRPGTTTPARVDLQQQIMTIVDELGKASAKAQHLPAPITSASRMQSNRHVMYILKDTSARMAGKGAIVGFLKVGYKKLFVLDDREAHNEVEPLCILDFYIHESLQRHGHGRELFQYMLQKERVEPHQLAIDRPSQKLLKFLNKHYSLETTVPQVNNFVIFEGFFAHQHPPARKLPPKRAEGDIKPYSSSDREFLKVAVEPPWPLNRAPRRATPPAHPPPRSSSLGNSPERGPLRPFVPEQELLRSLRLCPPHPTARLLLATDPGGSPAQRRRTSSLPRSDESRY